One Sphaerisporangium krabiense DNA segment encodes these proteins:
- a CDS encoding phosphotriesterase family protein, giving the protein MAVVETVRGPVEVERLGETLMHEHVFVLDPQHVQDYGEGAWWDEEFRVADAIAKLRKLVARGVSTIVDPTVWGIGRYIPRVQRVAAEVPELNIIVATGLYSFADVPFAYANQGPGTLLDIPEPMVEDFAKDITDGIAGTGVKAAFLKCAIDGHGLMPGVERILRAVALTHVRTGVPITVHTDPHTQTGLAVLDVFTEEGVDLTKVVLGHSGDSNDLDHLMRLADSGATLGMDRFGLEFYNPTGSRVDTVVRLCERGYADRMVLSHDYACFMDTVGEHWDEALPQVAPQWHYGHIHDDILPALREKGVTDAQIHQMLVENPRRHFS; this is encoded by the coding sequence ATGGCCGTGGTGGAGACCGTGCGCGGGCCGGTGGAGGTCGAGCGGCTGGGCGAGACGCTCATGCACGAGCACGTGTTCGTGCTCGACCCTCAGCACGTGCAGGACTACGGCGAAGGGGCGTGGTGGGACGAGGAGTTCCGGGTCGCCGACGCCATCGCCAAGCTGCGGAAGCTCGTGGCCAGGGGGGTGTCCACCATCGTCGATCCGACGGTGTGGGGCATCGGCCGGTACATTCCGCGCGTCCAGCGGGTGGCCGCCGAGGTGCCCGAGCTCAACATCATCGTGGCCACCGGGCTGTACAGCTTCGCGGACGTGCCGTTCGCGTACGCCAACCAGGGGCCGGGCACGCTGCTCGACATCCCCGAACCGATGGTGGAGGACTTCGCCAAGGACATCACCGACGGCATCGCCGGAACCGGCGTGAAGGCGGCGTTCCTCAAGTGCGCGATCGACGGTCACGGCCTGATGCCGGGCGTGGAGCGCATCCTGCGGGCCGTGGCGCTCACCCACGTCAGGACCGGCGTGCCGATCACCGTGCACACCGACCCCCACACCCAGACCGGCCTCGCCGTGCTCGACGTGTTCACCGAGGAAGGCGTGGACCTTACCAAGGTCGTGCTCGGCCACTCCGGCGACAGCAACGACCTGGACCACCTCATGCGGCTCGCCGACTCCGGGGCGACGCTCGGCATGGACCGCTTCGGGCTGGAGTTCTACAACCCCACCGGCTCCCGGGTGGACACGGTCGTGCGCCTGTGCGAGCGCGGCTACGCCGACCGCATGGTGCTCAGCCACGACTACGCCTGCTTCATGGACACCGTGGGGGAGCACTGGGACGAGGCGCTGCCGCAGGTCGCCCCGCAGTGGCACTACGGCCACATCCACGACGACATCCTGCCCGCCCTGCGCGAGAAGGGCGTCACCGACGCGCAGATCCACCAGATGCTCGTCGAGAACCCCCGCAGGCACTTCTCCTGA
- a CDS encoding glycosyl hydrolase family 18 protein: MLLPLGTAVALSPSASATSTASSSVALAAAWAPNTAYTAGTIVTYNGVDYKCVQAHTSLPGWEPPNVPALWALAGGSGTDTTAPSVPGNLRSTAKTANSVSLAWNASTDNVGVTGYLVYRGSTLVTTVTGTTYTDTGLTANTAYSYTVKARDAANNQSAASNAVSVTTDNTGGDDKTPPSAPGNLRSTAKSANSVSLAWNASTDNVGVTGYNVYRGGTLVTTVATTTFTDSGLTASTAYSYTVKARDAANNLSDASNTLSVTTDADGGGDKTPPSAPGNLRSTGTTTSSVILAWNASTDNVGVTGYNVYRGGTLVTTVTGTTYTDTGLSADTTYTYTVKAKDAANNLSDASNQISATTQKGGGGGNKLMGYFVDWGVYGRGYHVKNIDTSGSAAKLGYINFAFGNVTNGQCTIGDSYADYDRFYQAGESVDGQADTWDNGALRGSFNQLRKLKAKYPGLKVIYSFGGWTWSGGFPQAAQNPTAFANSCYNLVEDPRWADVFDGIDIDWEYPNACGLTCDTSGPNALKGLTQALRAKFGQSYIITAAITADASAGGKIEKTDYAGAAQSLDWYNVMTYDFFGAWADKGPTAPHSPLTSYQGIPQEGFNTEEAIAKLKAQGVPGNKLLLGIGFYGRGWTGVTQATPGGTATGAAPGTYEAGIEDYKVLKTRCPSNGTIAGTAYAFCNGQWWSYDTPATITSKMQWAKSQGLGGAFFWELTGDTTNGELIAAMKSGLG; encoded by the coding sequence ATGCTTCTCCCGCTGGGTACGGCGGTGGCGCTCAGCCCCAGCGCATCCGCCACCTCCACCGCGTCGAGCAGCGTCGCCCTGGCCGCGGCCTGGGCCCCGAACACGGCGTACACCGCAGGCACGATCGTCACCTACAACGGCGTCGACTACAAGTGCGTGCAGGCCCACACCTCGCTCCCCGGCTGGGAGCCGCCGAACGTCCCCGCCCTGTGGGCGCTCGCGGGCGGCAGCGGCACCGACACCACGGCGCCCAGCGTCCCCGGCAACCTGCGCTCGACCGCCAAGACGGCCAACAGCGTCTCGCTGGCCTGGAACGCCTCGACCGACAACGTCGGCGTCACCGGCTACCTGGTGTACCGCGGCAGCACGCTGGTCACCACGGTCACCGGCACCACCTACACCGACACCGGCCTGACGGCGAACACCGCCTACAGCTACACGGTGAAGGCCCGCGACGCCGCCAACAACCAGTCGGCCGCGAGCAACGCCGTCAGCGTGACCACCGACAACACCGGTGGCGACGACAAGACCCCGCCGAGCGCGCCCGGCAACCTGCGCTCGACCGCGAAGTCCGCCAACAGCGTCTCGCTGGCCTGGAACGCCTCCACCGACAACGTGGGCGTCACCGGCTACAACGTCTACCGCGGCGGCACGCTGGTCACCACGGTCGCCACCACCACGTTCACCGACAGCGGCCTGACCGCGAGCACGGCCTACAGCTACACGGTGAAGGCCCGCGACGCCGCCAACAACCTGTCGGACGCGAGCAACACGCTCAGCGTGACCACCGACGCCGATGGCGGCGGCGACAAGACCCCGCCGAGCGCGCCCGGCAACCTGCGCTCCACCGGCACGACGACCTCCAGCGTGATCCTGGCCTGGAACGCCTCCACCGACAACGTGGGCGTCACCGGCTACAACGTCTACCGCGGCGGCACGCTGGTCACCACGGTCACCGGCACCACCTACACCGACACCGGCCTCAGCGCGGACACGACCTACACCTACACGGTGAAGGCCAAGGACGCGGCGAACAACCTGTCGGACGCGAGCAACCAGATCAGCGCCACCACCCAGAAGGGCGGCGGCGGCGGTAACAAGCTGATGGGCTACTTCGTGGACTGGGGCGTCTACGGACGCGGCTACCACGTCAAGAACATCGACACCAGCGGTTCCGCCGCGAAGCTCGGCTACATCAACTTCGCGTTCGGCAACGTGACCAACGGCCAGTGCACCATCGGTGACAGCTACGCCGACTACGACCGGTTCTACCAGGCCGGCGAGAGCGTGGACGGCCAGGCCGACACCTGGGACAACGGCGCCCTGCGCGGCAGCTTCAACCAGCTCCGCAAGCTCAAGGCCAAGTACCCCGGCCTGAAGGTCATCTACTCCTTCGGTGGCTGGACCTGGTCCGGCGGCTTCCCGCAGGCGGCGCAGAACCCGACCGCCTTCGCGAACTCCTGCTACAACCTGGTCGAGGACCCGCGCTGGGCCGATGTCTTCGACGGCATCGACATCGACTGGGAGTACCCGAACGCCTGTGGCCTGACCTGTGACACCAGCGGCCCCAACGCGCTGAAGGGCCTCACCCAGGCTCTGCGCGCCAAGTTCGGCCAGAGCTACATCATCACCGCGGCCATCACCGCCGACGCCTCCGCCGGTGGCAAGATCGAGAAGACCGACTACGCGGGCGCCGCGCAGTCCCTCGACTGGTACAACGTGATGACGTACGACTTCTTCGGCGCATGGGCCGACAAGGGCCCGACCGCTCCGCACTCGCCGCTGACGTCCTACCAGGGCATCCCGCAGGAGGGCTTCAACACCGAGGAGGCCATCGCCAAGCTCAAGGCGCAGGGCGTCCCCGGCAACAAGCTCCTGCTCGGCATCGGCTTCTACGGTCGTGGCTGGACCGGCGTGACCCAGGCGACGCCTGGCGGCACGGCGACCGGCGCGGCCCCCGGCACCTACGAGGCGGGCATCGAGGACTACAAGGTCCTCAAGACCCGCTGCCCGTCCAACGGCACCATCGCGGGTACGGCCTACGCGTTCTGCAACGGCCAGTGGTGGAGCTACGACACTCCGGCGACGATCACCAGCAAGATGCAGTGGGCCAAGAGCCAGGGGCTCGGCGGCGCCTTCTTCTGGGAGCTGACCGGAGACACCACCAACGGTGAGCTGATCGCCGCGATGAAGAGCGGCCTGGGCTAG
- a CDS encoding maleylpyruvate isomerase family mycothiol-dependent enzyme: protein MNVAESLTYERFIAAAEAETSRMAAAAREAGPEAPVPTCPGWSVTKLLKHLGIVQRWAAHIVGERVQVPVGTRQVPVELPGDPGDYPGWLEDGGRALAATLRAAGPGAPVWSWGPGGTAGFWARRMAHEAAVHRADAEIAAGLAPRFDARLAADGVDEFLGNLGMVPAVAERLAALGEESRTLHFHATDLDGAGEWLVRLTPGGFTWEHGHGKGDVAARGTASDLLLLVYGRSDPASGRVEVLGDEGLLTRWLAATPL from the coding sequence ATGAACGTGGCGGAAAGCCTGACCTACGAGCGGTTCATCGCGGCCGCGGAGGCCGAGACGAGCCGGATGGCCGCCGCCGCGCGGGAGGCGGGCCCCGAGGCCCCGGTGCCCACCTGCCCCGGGTGGAGCGTCACCAAGCTGCTCAAGCACCTCGGCATCGTCCAGCGCTGGGCCGCGCACATCGTGGGCGAGCGCGTCCAGGTGCCGGTCGGCACGCGCCAGGTCCCCGTCGAGCTCCCCGGCGACCCCGGGGACTACCCCGGCTGGCTGGAGGACGGCGGGCGCGCGCTCGCCGCGACGCTGCGCGCGGCCGGCCCCGGCGCGCCGGTGTGGTCCTGGGGGCCTGGCGGGACCGCCGGGTTCTGGGCGCGGCGCATGGCGCACGAGGCGGCCGTCCACCGGGCCGACGCCGAGATCGCCGCCGGCCTCGCCCCGCGGTTCGACGCCCGGCTCGCCGCGGACGGCGTCGACGAGTTCCTCGGCAACCTGGGCATGGTCCCCGCGGTCGCCGAGCGCCTCGCCGCGCTGGGCGAGGAGAGCCGCACGCTGCACTTCCACGCCACCGACCTCGACGGCGCGGGCGAGTGGCTGGTCAGGCTGACGCCGGGCGGGTTCACCTGGGAGCACGGCCACGGCAAGGGCGACGTCGCGGCGCGCGGCACGGCGAGCGACCTGCTGCTGCTCGTCTACGGCCGGTCGGATCCGGCGTCCGGCCGCGTCGAGGTCCTCGGCGACGAAGGCCTGCTGACGCGGTGGCTGGCGGCCACACCGCTCTAG
- a CDS encoding malate dehydrogenase: MTQAPVKVTVTGAAGQIGYALLFRIASGQLLGPDVPVRLSLLEIPQAVKAAEGTAMELDDCAFPLLAGIDISDDPNVAFDGANVGLLVGARPRTAGMERGDLLQANGGIFGPQGKAINDHAADDVRVLVVGNPANTNALIARSNAPDVPAERFTAMTRLDHNRALSQLAAKLNVPVTAISKMTIWGNHSATQYPDLYNAEVNGKIAAEQVDEAWLRDTFIPTVAKRGAAIIEARGASSAASAANAAIDHVYDWVNGTPEGDWTSVALTSDGSYGVPEGLISSFPAVSRNGRWEIVPGVPVNAFSRERIDASVRELGEERDAVAELGLI; the protein is encoded by the coding sequence ATGACGCAGGCTCCCGTCAAGGTCACCGTCACCGGCGCCGCCGGTCAGATCGGCTACGCGCTGCTCTTCCGCATCGCCTCGGGTCAGTTGCTCGGCCCGGACGTGCCCGTGCGGCTCAGCCTGCTGGAGATCCCGCAGGCCGTGAAGGCCGCCGAGGGCACCGCCATGGAACTGGACGACTGCGCGTTCCCGCTGCTCGCCGGCATCGACATCAGCGACGACCCCAACGTCGCCTTCGACGGCGCCAACGTGGGCCTGCTGGTCGGCGCGCGGCCGCGCACGGCGGGCATGGAGCGCGGCGACCTCCTGCAGGCCAACGGCGGCATCTTCGGCCCGCAGGGCAAGGCCATCAACGACCACGCGGCCGACGACGTACGGGTGCTCGTGGTGGGAAACCCCGCCAACACCAACGCGCTCATCGCCCGCTCGAACGCCCCCGACGTCCCGGCCGAGCGCTTCACCGCGATGACCCGCCTGGACCACAACCGGGCGCTGTCGCAGCTCGCCGCCAAGCTGAACGTCCCGGTGACCGCCATCAGCAAGATGACGATCTGGGGCAACCACTCGGCCACGCAGTACCCCGACCTCTACAACGCCGAGGTCAACGGCAAGATCGCCGCCGAGCAGGTCGACGAGGCGTGGCTGCGCGACACCTTCATCCCGACCGTGGCCAAGCGCGGCGCGGCGATCATCGAGGCCCGCGGCGCGTCCTCGGCGGCCTCGGCGGCGAACGCGGCCATCGACCACGTCTACGACTGGGTGAACGGCACCCCCGAGGGCGACTGGACCTCGGTGGCGCTGACCTCCGACGGCTCCTACGGCGTGCCCGAGGGCCTGATCTCGTCCTTCCCGGCGGTGTCCAGGAACGGGCGCTGGGAGATCGTGCCGGGCGTGCCGGTGAACGCGTTCTCGCGCGAGCGCATCGACGCCTCGGTGCGCGAGCTCGGCGAGGAGCGCGACGCGGTCGCCGAACTCGGCCTCATCTAG
- a CDS encoding Tex family protein: MTISIHQRIAEELGVRERQVQAAVELLDGGATVPFIARYRKEATEMLDDAQLRTLEDRLRYLRELEERRAAILESIRSQGKLDDALEAQIMAADSKARLEDIYLPYKPKRRTKAQIAREAGLEPLADLLLSDPSHDPHESAAPYADAEKGVPDAAAALEGARAILIERFAEDADLIGSLREQMWTRGRLVSRVRDDKQEAGAKFSDYFDFAEPFTKLPSHRVLAMFRGEKEEVLTLVLEPEEAPAEDGPNGYEVRIARHFGVADRGRPADRWLLDTVRWAWRTRVLVHLGIDLRMRLWQAAEDEAVRVFAANLRDLLLAAPAGTRPTMGLDPGLRTGVKVAVVDATGKVVATETIYPHEPRRRWDESIEVLARLAGAHGVELIAIGNGTASRETDKLAGDLIKRHPGLGLTKVVVSEAGASVYSASAYASQELPGLDVSLRGAVSIARRLQDPLAELVKIDPKSIGVGQYQHDVAETKLSRSLDAVVEDCVNGVGVDVNTASAPLLTRVSGIGSGLAENIVQHRDANGPFRSRRALKDVPRLGPKAFEQCAGFLRIPGGDDPLDASSVHPEAYPVVRRILDAARTDIKTLIGNTAALRTLEPARFADDTFGLPTVTDILKELEKPGRDPRPAFRAATFKEGVETLADLSPGMLLEGVVTNVAAFGAFVDVGVHQDGLVHVSAMSRNFVKDPREVVKPGDIVRVKVLDVDIPRKRISLTLRLEDETETRGRSGQSGQDGGRDRNRGGGGKPDRRGGGGGGGRPRQDRGATGGGALAEALRKAGLDKGLK, from the coding sequence GTGACGATCTCCATTCACCAGCGGATCGCCGAGGAGCTCGGCGTGCGCGAGCGGCAGGTGCAGGCCGCCGTCGAGCTGCTCGACGGCGGGGCGACCGTGCCGTTCATCGCCCGCTACCGCAAGGAAGCGACCGAGATGCTCGACGACGCGCAGTTGCGCACGCTCGAAGACCGGTTGCGCTACCTGCGCGAGCTGGAGGAGCGGCGCGCGGCGATCCTGGAGTCGATCCGTTCCCAGGGCAAGTTGGACGACGCGCTCGAAGCGCAGATCATGGCGGCCGACTCCAAGGCCCGGCTGGAGGACATCTACCTCCCGTACAAGCCCAAGCGGCGCACCAAGGCGCAGATCGCCCGCGAGGCGGGGCTGGAGCCGCTGGCCGACCTGCTGCTGTCCGACCCCTCACACGACCCGCACGAGTCCGCCGCGCCGTACGCCGACGCCGAGAAGGGCGTGCCGGACGCCGCCGCCGCGCTCGAGGGGGCGCGCGCCATCCTGATCGAGCGGTTCGCCGAGGACGCCGACCTGATCGGCTCGCTGCGCGAGCAGATGTGGACGCGGGGCCGGCTGGTCTCCCGGGTCAGGGACGACAAGCAGGAGGCCGGGGCCAAGTTCTCCGACTACTTCGACTTCGCCGAGCCGTTCACCAAGCTGCCCTCCCACCGCGTGCTGGCGATGTTCCGCGGGGAGAAGGAAGAGGTCCTCACCCTGGTGCTGGAGCCCGAGGAGGCTCCGGCCGAGGACGGCCCGAACGGGTACGAGGTCCGCATCGCCCGGCACTTCGGCGTCGCCGACCGGGGCAGGCCCGCGGACCGGTGGCTGCTGGACACGGTGCGCTGGGCCTGGCGCACCCGTGTGCTGGTCCACCTCGGCATCGACCTGCGCATGCGGCTGTGGCAGGCAGCCGAGGACGAGGCGGTGCGCGTGTTCGCCGCCAACCTGCGCGACCTGCTGCTCGCCGCCCCCGCGGGCACCCGCCCGACCATGGGGCTCGACCCGGGCCTGCGCACCGGCGTGAAGGTCGCCGTCGTGGACGCCACCGGCAAGGTCGTGGCCACCGAGACGATCTACCCGCACGAGCCGCGCCGCCGCTGGGACGAGTCGATCGAGGTCCTGGCCAGGCTCGCCGGCGCGCACGGCGTCGAGCTGATCGCCATCGGCAACGGCACCGCCTCGCGCGAGACCGACAAGCTCGCGGGCGACCTGATCAAGCGCCATCCCGGCCTCGGCCTCACCAAGGTCGTGGTGTCGGAGGCGGGCGCGTCGGTCTACTCCGCCTCCGCGTACGCCTCGCAGGAGCTGCCCGGCCTGGACGTGTCGCTGCGCGGCGCGGTGTCGATCGCCCGCCGCCTCCAGGACCCGCTGGCCGAGCTGGTCAAGATCGACCCCAAGTCCATCGGCGTGGGCCAGTACCAGCACGACGTGGCCGAGACCAAGCTGTCGCGGTCGCTGGACGCGGTCGTGGAGGACTGCGTGAACGGGGTCGGGGTGGACGTCAACACCGCGTCGGCGCCGCTGCTGACCCGCGTGTCCGGCATCGGCTCCGGGCTCGCAGAGAACATCGTGCAGCACCGCGACGCCAACGGCCCGTTCCGCTCGCGCCGCGCGCTCAAGGACGTCCCCCGGCTCGGCCCGAAGGCGTTCGAGCAGTGCGCGGGCTTCCTGCGCATCCCCGGCGGGGACGACCCGCTGGACGCCTCCAGCGTCCACCCGGAGGCGTACCCGGTGGTGCGGCGCATCCTGGACGCGGCGCGCACCGACATCAAGACGCTCATCGGCAACACCGCGGCGCTGCGCACGCTGGAGCCGGCGCGGTTCGCCGACGACACCTTCGGCCTGCCCACGGTCACCGACATCCTCAAGGAGCTGGAGAAGCCGGGCCGCGACCCGCGCCCGGCCTTCCGGGCGGCGACGTTCAAGGAGGGCGTCGAGACGCTGGCGGACCTGTCCCCCGGCATGCTGCTGGAGGGCGTGGTCACCAACGTGGCGGCGTTCGGCGCGTTCGTGGACGTCGGCGTGCACCAGGACGGCCTCGTGCACGTGTCGGCCATGTCCAGGAACTTCGTGAAGGACCCGCGCGAGGTGGTGAAGCCCGGCGACATCGTCCGCGTCAAGGTCCTCGACGTCGACATCCCCCGCAAGCGCATCTCGCTGACGCTGCGGCTGGAAGACGAGACCGAGACCCGCGGCCGGTCCGGGCAGTCCGGGCAGGACGGCGGCCGGGACCGCAACCGGGGCGGCGGCGGCAAGCCCGACCGGCGCGGCGGGGGCGGCGGGGGCGGCCGGCCCCGCCAGGACCGCGGCGCCACGGGCGGCGGCGCGCTGGCCGAGGCGTTGCGCAAGGCCGGGCTGGACAAGGGACTCAAGTAA